The Shewanella zhangzhouensis genome has a window encoding:
- a CDS encoding type I secretion system permease/ATPase, translating into MSLSASGSDEQWTIAASTRVTVDPLLDSLVLLTEYFGSPCSSESLAAGLPLSGAVLTPDLVPQAAARAGLNARLTRKGLDQISPIMMPCILLLKDKKACLLRELTPEKAVIQLPETGGEETLPIEQLETLYVGYLFLVKQQYRGDMRFDVHHHDNKSHWLLKTLKDAAPIYRDALIASVLVNLFALVSPLFIMNVYDKVVPNLAFESLWVLAIGAGIAYIFDLVMRQLRSYLIDVAGKKVDIIVSSQLFAKAVGIPLSKRSPSVGGMAKQLGEFDSIRDILTSATITTLVDLPFALFFLIIIFIVAGDLAMLPLLGGAIIIGYTLYIQPKLKAAIDESNKFASLKHGHLIESLAALESIKAYGAEGLVQKSWQQMIGHTANWQLKAKKLSNSVSNVASFMVQLTVVGVVILGVYRVADNAISMGGIIAAVMLSSRAMSPMAQLASLLTRANHTASALKQLDQIMTQEDEFENKGHLVSKTRLMGKIEADHVSFCYPGSEKPVLHPTSLSIQPGEKVAIIGRNGSGKSTLAKLLCGLYKPTKGSLRYDGIDSAQIHPSDLRRNFGYLPQDVVLFHGSIRDNILFGTRQVSEHQLIRAVQISGVSLFTNLESEGLDQQVGEGGQALSRGQRQTVALARATLNDPPILLMDEPTASLDARAEKQFIRAMEHVSKDRTLLIITHKMHLLKLVDRVIVLDRGHVLADGPKNDVLEKLSLGLLAGGAKG; encoded by the coding sequence GTGTCTTTATCTGCTTCCGGAAGCGATGAGCAATGGACTATCGCAGCTTCCACGCGGGTCACTGTCGATCCCCTGTTGGATAGCCTGGTGCTCCTCACTGAATATTTTGGTTCCCCCTGCTCCAGTGAATCACTGGCGGCGGGCCTTCCCTTATCGGGAGCCGTACTGACGCCTGATTTGGTCCCTCAGGCTGCGGCCAGAGCCGGTCTCAACGCCCGCTTGACCCGTAAAGGTCTGGACCAGATATCTCCCATCATGATGCCCTGCATCCTGCTGCTGAAAGATAAGAAAGCTTGCCTTCTCAGAGAATTGACCCCTGAAAAAGCTGTCATTCAGTTGCCTGAAACCGGCGGAGAAGAGACTCTCCCCATTGAGCAGCTCGAAACTCTCTATGTCGGTTATCTGTTTCTGGTAAAACAGCAATATCGGGGTGATATGCGCTTTGACGTGCATCATCACGACAATAAAAGCCACTGGTTACTGAAAACTTTAAAAGATGCGGCACCAATCTACCGGGATGCGCTTATCGCCTCAGTGTTGGTGAACCTCTTTGCCCTGGTTTCGCCACTCTTTATCATGAATGTGTACGATAAAGTAGTGCCCAATCTGGCATTCGAGTCTCTGTGGGTACTGGCCATTGGTGCAGGCATTGCTTACATCTTTGATTTGGTCATGCGCCAGCTTAGAAGCTACTTGATTGATGTTGCTGGTAAAAAAGTCGACATCATAGTGTCATCGCAACTGTTTGCCAAAGCCGTTGGTATTCCACTGTCAAAACGATCTCCCAGTGTTGGCGGTATGGCTAAACAGCTCGGCGAGTTTGACAGCATTAGAGACATTCTGACATCCGCCACCATTACCACCCTGGTGGATTTACCCTTTGCGCTCTTTTTCCTGATCATTATCTTTATTGTGGCTGGCGATCTGGCGATGCTGCCATTACTCGGCGGCGCCATCATCATTGGCTACACCTTGTACATACAACCAAAGCTTAAAGCCGCTATTGATGAAAGTAATAAGTTCGCCAGTCTGAAACACGGACACCTGATTGAAAGTCTGGCAGCACTTGAGTCCATCAAAGCCTATGGCGCAGAAGGGTTGGTACAAAAAAGTTGGCAACAGATGATAGGGCACACGGCCAACTGGCAGCTCAAGGCCAAAAAGCTGTCCAACTCGGTATCAAACGTTGCCAGCTTTATGGTGCAACTGACCGTGGTGGGTGTGGTCATTCTGGGGGTGTATCGGGTTGCCGATAATGCCATTTCCATGGGGGGTATTATCGCAGCAGTGATGCTTTCCAGCCGCGCCATGTCCCCCATGGCACAGTTGGCCAGTTTGTTAACCCGCGCCAATCACACAGCCAGTGCGTTAAAGCAGCTGGACCAAATCATGACTCAGGAAGATGAGTTTGAAAATAAAGGGCATTTGGTCAGTAAAACCCGTCTTATGGGCAAAATCGAAGCTGACCATGTGAGCTTTTGCTATCCGGGTTCTGAGAAACCGGTTTTGCATCCAACGTCTTTGTCTATTCAGCCGGGTGAAAAGGTGGCCATCATTGGCCGCAATGGCTCAGGGAAAAGTACGTTGGCCAAACTCCTGTGTGGCCTGTACAAACCCACCAAAGGCAGCCTCAGATACGATGGAATTGACAGCGCACAGATCCACCCCAGCGATCTGCGCAGAAACTTCGGTTACCTGCCTCAGGATGTGGTGTTGTTCCATGGTTCTATCAGAGACAACATACTCTTTGGTACCCGCCAGGTATCTGAGCATCAGCTTATCCGCGCAGTGCAAATCTCTGGTGTCAGCCTCTTTACCAATCTCGAATCCGAAGGGCTGGATCAACAGGTCGGCGAAGGTGGACAGGCCTTGTCTCGGGGACAACGCCAAACTGTCGCCCTGGCTCGGGCCACCCTGAACGACCCACCCATTTTGCTGATGGACGAACCCACTGCCAGTTTGGATGCCAGAGCGGAGAAACAGTTTATTCGCGCTATGGAGCATGTCAGCAAAGACAGGACCTTACTTATCATCACCCACAAGATGCACCTGCTGAAATTGGTCGACCGGGTCATCGTATTGGACCGTGGTCATGTGCTCGCTGATGGCCCCAAAAATGACGTGCTCGAGAAACTGAGTCTGGGACTGCTCGCGGGAGGCGCCAAAGGATGA